The DNA window ATTTTCACCCACGATGCACCAGCGTGACGTCGGCGTGACGGTGAGGTCGACACCGCTGAGTACAGGGGTGTCGTTGTAGGTGACAGAAATGTCGGAGGCGATGAGTTGCGCAGATGAGCGCGCAGGAACAAGCGTCGAGTCAGGCATTTTTCTCCAGAAGTGCGCGCGTCACCCAAGGCAAACGGTGTTGGATGAGGGCGCGCGTGAGTTGACGGCAGACCCTAGGGGGTCCGAGGTTCACGGATGACCGGAACTGTCCGTCACTCGAAGATCAAATGCATGCCGCCACGGTAGCAGTGGACCGGCAATCGCGCACCGGCTTTTTTCAGGGTTTGGATGTCCCTGCTGTCATCGTCTTTTGGCGAGTGCTGAGTACCCGTCGTCATTCTGTGCTGGGCAAATCAGAAGATGCTCACTCAGACCTTGCGGAACGTCGAACGAGACGGACTACTCACTCGCATGGGCACCCCGACCATCCCGCTGACCGTGGAGTACGAATTGACTGCTCTCGGCCTCTCCCTGGTCGATGTGTTTCTCCAGCTCAAACGGTGGTCGGATGCCAACATGGACGAGGTTGCGCGGGCGCGCCGAACCTACGATTCCCGCACGTGTTAGTCCCGGTGTCTCACTGCTCGGCACTCTTGGGGCGAGCCCAGAACCAGGCGAGCGCTCCGAAAACTGGTATGGCGAGTACCAGCACACACCACCAGAACTTCCCACCCTGCCTGGCGTGGGAGGTCCGCAGAATCGACCCCCATGCGATACCGCAGAGAATCAGCCAGATCAGTACCATCGCCGTCCAGGTGAGATCGAATGCAAGTGGCACTGTGGGATTCATTGTTCTGCTCTTTCCTCTCAACGTCTGTTCCGCGACACTACTGTGCGAAGGCGTCGGCGTAAGGCCCCCACCGCCGTGTCCCATGCCAGGGTGGTGGCGATGAGGTGGGGCAGGAAACGCGTCGGCGATCCGCGGACGGCGAATGACTGGATTTTCGACGAGTCCGATGCAGTCGTCAGTCGCGCAGCCTGACCGCCGGTCATTCGTTCGATGACGTGCAATGCGACCAACTGGTGGGTGTCGAGTGCGCTGTGGCCGCTGTCGATGGTCACGAGATGTGCATTGGGAATGAGGCTGTCGGCGGATACGGCGACAGGTCTGGGAGTCCGCAGATCACGAGTGCCGGAGATGATGGCGGTGGGCCACTGGAAGTCGGGCATATGCGTGGCAATGTCGAACGGCTCGGAGGCGAAGGGGGGATACTTCGATGCGATGTCTACGAATTGTGGTGCAGGATCGAATGGCTGACCATTCGGTGGCGGAGCGTAGTTGAGTTCGGTGAACGCGATTGCGCTGACCGGACCGAATTCCATCCAGTAGGGCATGGCTGTGTCGTCGGCGGCTTCGCTGCGACCGAGTTGTGCGACGAACGTCCAGGTGCGTCGTGCGTCGCCGGTACGAGCGAGGGCGAGGAGTCGGCGCAGTAGTGCTGGTCCTCCGAATTCGTAGACTTTTCGCACGACATCGCATGCTTCGTCCTGGTCGACGCCGCCGTCGACGAGGTCGCGGAGCATCCGAGCGCAGTCCGCAAGCGCCGGTTCGTCTCCGTCCCACAGCAGTGACCGCGCGTGCGCCCGCACGACGTGGTGATCGTGTGCCGACATCACCGTCGAGTCGAGCACCAAGCCCGCCACACGATTCGGGTGCGTGATCCCGAAACCGCACGCCAGATAGGTTCCGTAGGACGAACCGTAGACCACGGCGGCGTCGATCTCCTCGTGGTCGAGGATGGCGGCGATGTCGCTGATCACGGCCTCGACTGTGATCGCAGCGACCGGGAGATCGTTCCCGTCGATGTCGCTGCGAGAGAGTCCGATTCCCCGATGTTCGATCATGAGGGTGTCGATGCCGAGCTTTCTCGCTCGCGCGCGGAACCGGCGGTAAGGCAGAACTGATGCCAGACCTGGCCCGCCCGGTAGTACGACGACGGGAACCGCAGACCTCGGGCCGGTGCGTGTGTAGGCAAGGTCGAATGCCGGACCGGCGTCCGTCGCCGGCCGTCGGAGAGTCCGAAGCCCGGGAGCCTCGAGCGCAGTCCTGCGTAGGCGCGCACTTCGTCGGTCGCTGCTCATCCGCGATGGCTTCCGAGAACGCCCGCGAAGTGCCGGGCGAGCAGCCGTCGTCCATCGGGCACTGTGGCAGGCGACCCGGGTGTGAGCGCCTCCATTGCGATACCCACAGTCAGTGCTATGGCGGTGTTTGCAACGTCGTCTACCGAGTCCGCATCCAGGAGGTCTTCTTCCACGAAATGCGTCAGCCATCGACGCATGTGCTCGTGTGATCTGGTTGCCGCGGCGGCCAGCAATCTTTGGTTGGACTCGGCAGGGCTGGGCCCCAGTGCGGAGGAATACGCGGTGAACCAGAGACGAAGTGCCGCATACTCGTCGAGATCAGCAGGCAAGAACTGCGCGACCATGCTCAGATGCGAGCATCCAGTGACGCGGAGGTGTCGAGCACGACGGAATCGTCGATTATCGTGTCGACCCGCCGTGCGACGATGGCGTCGAACAGCTCTTTCTGGGTAGGGAAATAGTGCCGAAGGGTGCCGACTCCGACACCTGCTTTGTCGGCGGTAGCTCGAACGGTGACGGCGTCGAGACCGTCGCTATCCGCGATCGACGACGCCGCGGCGAGGATGGATTCGCGTCGAC is part of the Rhodococcus sovatensis genome and encodes:
- a CDS encoding TetR family transcriptional regulator C-terminal domain-containing protein — translated: MVAQFLPADLDEYAALRLWFTAYSSALGPSPAESNQRLLAAAATRSHEHMRRWLTHFVEEDLLDADSVDDVANTAIALTVGIAMEALTPGSPATVPDGRRLLARHFAGVLGSHRG
- a CDS encoding alpha/beta fold hydrolase, with protein sequence MSSDRRSARLRRTALEAPGLRTLRRPATDAGPAFDLAYTRTGPRSAVPVVVLPGGPGLASVLPYRRFRARARKLGIDTLMIEHRGIGLSRSDIDGNDLPVAAITVEAVISDIAAILDHEEIDAAVVYGSSYGTYLACGFGITHPNRVAGLVLDSTVMSAHDHHVVRAHARSLLWDGDEPALADCARMLRDLVDGGVDQDEACDVVRKVYEFGGPALLRRLLALARTGDARRTWTFVAQLGRSEAADDTAMPYWMEFGPVSAIAFTELNYAPPPNGQPFDPAPQFVDIASKYPPFASEPFDIATHMPDFQWPTAIISGTRDLRTPRPVAVSADSLIPNAHLVTIDSGHSALDTHQLVALHVIERMTGGQAARLTTASDSSKIQSFAVRGSPTRFLPHLIATTLAWDTAVGALRRRLRTVVSRNRR
- a CDS encoding TetR/AcrR family transcriptional regulator, with amino-acid sequence MAGKDRAGRRESILAAASSIADSDGLDAVTVRATADKAGVGVGTLRHYFPTQKELFDAIVARRVDTIIDDSVVLDTSASLDARI
- a CDS encoding helix-turn-helix domain-containing protein — protein: MLTQTLRNVERDGLLTRMGTPTIPLTVEYELTALGLSLVDVFLQLKRWSDANMDEVARARRTYDSRTC
- a CDS encoding PLDc N-terminal domain-containing protein; this translates as MNPTVPLAFDLTWTAMVLIWLILCGIAWGSILRTSHARQGGKFWWCVLVLAIPVFGALAWFWARPKSAEQ